Below is a genomic region from Palaemon carinicauda isolate YSFRI2023 chromosome 31, ASM3689809v2, whole genome shotgun sequence.
TTTCCGAGTTGGACACTTCTTTTTGCAAGGTATTGCAAGAAGCTTGCCATTACATGGtcgtatgttgtgtgtgtgtgtggggggggggggggttgcggtgTTTGTTGGTTGCTTTTAATGTATGCGATATTAGTTTGCCTAACTTGTACTTTTAGAGATCAATTACTTGatttttagaattaatatattATTAGAGATAGTTTTATTGTATTAGAATACATTAGTAATCTGATATTTCAAATACCTTCATATTATACTGAAAGCGTGGTAATAGGCCTACATGTCCGAAACCAGATTTCTAATTGCCGTAAGTATTGTTCATTGATTACATACTGTAGCCTTCATTGGCCCATTTAGCATATACATCACACTGTAATTAAGCCTTGAGGGTCCTTATGGTAATCGTGATTTAATTATGGACCATGGAAGTTCATTACTGATATTATTACTGACAAATTTACGTAGATAAGTCggttatatttagtttattttgtaCTCAGGGTACATTAACTTCGCATTTTACATTTGGAATATCAGATGAACTTTGTTGATTGGTtacgtttagggttgtggtggcgtattggaaacgtccctgtcagaagatttgtcagactggggttcgaatcccgctgaagCTCGACAGTCTCTTGTAGCGTCAGCTGCAAGTtcgccatccttatgagttaagggggggggggggggttggggaaggctatagatctacctgctgagtcatcagcagccattgcttggccctccctggtcgtagcttgggtggaaagggtctTGGTCGTTTATCATATGGTTAGTTTCTTGGGCATTGTAacattcccttgcctctgccagtctaGAGCGACCTGTAAGCCTTTAAATTGCATTAATGAGTACCGATACAAGTTATTCATTGCATACATTTTGTATTCTGGATTAATGTGTATTGTCTTATATATTGTTGAGCACATTTTCCATTTAGTACATTATTTTAgtattgtaaattatttattttagacATACTGTCTGTTAGGAGCACATTTTTTTTAATCATGTACAGTGTCTGTTTACCTCAGTTCAATCCAGCCGTATAGATCATTGGTCCATTCAGATCTTAGCAGCATTCGCTGATTAGTTTTCTACTTTAAATGTGTTCCctcgtttttttttcaatctattctAAATAGGATTCCATGGTAGCATTTCATTACCGAGTGAATTTTCTGACCATAGCGTAGGGTCTTTTAATCCAAATTTCATTCCATACATCTGTACATAaacttgtatatgtgtatataaatatatatatatatatatatatatatatatatatatatatatatatatatatatatatacatatacacacacacacacacacatatatatatatatatatatatatatatatatatatatatatatatatattatgtaggtgAAGGTGTTATTTCTATATGATATactggtgtgtgtgcatatatatataaactatatatgtgtatatacattatatatatatatatatatatatatatatatatatatagagagagagagagagagagagagagagagagagagagagagaggagagaggagagagagagagaggagagagagagagagagaggtatattatatatatgaatatatattattcatatatgatatactggtatgtgtgtatatatatatatatatatatatatatatatatatatatatatatatatatatatatatatatatataatatataatatatataaatatatatatagtagagagagagagagagagagagagagagagagagagagagagagagagagagagagagagagatgtgtgtgtgtaaatatatagtatagcgctataaatatatacatagtcaAGGAAACCAGAGATAAAGGAAAATGAAGTAGATACACACGAGGGAACAGAAACCTAGACATATTCGAAACAACAATAGAAGTAAGAAAGAGTAATGAAAACTAGAAAAACCAGAATTTTTTCCATCCCTTTTTCCCTGGAGAGGAAAATAATAATGGCCAATAGTTATAGCTGGTTGGATCAATTGTTCCATTGTCAACGACCGCCTGCTGCGACGTATTATTGGGTTATGGCTCTTACGCAGAAAGTTGGtcgtttttatttgtgtttgtttttacATCTGTGAAAGAAACTGTTATGTGTTTGGTTGGTTTGAAGGGtattgtgtacaatatatatatatatatatatatatatatatatatatatatatatatatatatatatatatatatatatatatatatatatatatatgtattaatatatatatatatatatatatatatatatatatatatatatatatatatatatatatatatatatatatatatcttttgcacatatcctgcttcctttcttctattCTATTGGTTTCTTTCTCCTCGTGTCATGTTTTAATTATCTTTACTTAAAGGTActttttacaaataattttaacCAGGTTTTCTACCCATCTTCCTAGTTTCCGTTTACTCTCATTCCGTTACTCATGTTCACATGTGCTCTCAACTCTCCCTTCTTACAGATACTTTCCAACTTTCATCAGGTTCTATAGTGTCTTTTCATTGTCCCCAATCAGTTCAATATCATTTGTAAGCATGAACCATTCTAAACCTCTTTCATTAGTATTTTATTTCTCCAACTTAGCACCTATATCCACTGACTTTACTTTGACCGTTTGCATTACTCCATCCCTAAAAATGTTGAACAGCCTCAAATATATAATACAGCCCTTGTCTCAAATCAGTCCAGTTACtctcatatttacatattttaatatatgcttcatttcaataaaaaaaatcctagtAATTCTCAATAATCTGTCATCTGCACTGTACTTTCTTGATATTCTCCATATTGGCTCTCTACGGATTCTATCAAAAGCTTTTTTCTAGGTTTACATAAACTTTTCCCTTCAAAAGTCTCACTCAATAGGTGGTACTGCAGGCATTACAGCTCGCACAGCAAAATCTAGGTATTATGTAGAAGTAATTTGCAGCATTTTTGGGTCACTAATTGCATTTGCTTTATAACCTTTTACTTTACATCTATCCATACTTATTTTTCTTcgttcttgctgtccaacctctctctaTTATCACTTCATTGTTAAACTGCAGGGTTTTCCCCCAGTTGCACTCATGTGCTGAATGGTACCACAGGCCGAGAACCGTGCTTATATAATCTTGAATTCACAAATTCAATCTAATAACTTACAAGACAAGCACTTATTCCGTGGATCGCCTTCCTTGCCTAACCCcatactgttcttacaatatcagTACCTCTGTCGCCTGCCTTACTTCCCCATTAAAAGCATACGATACTAAATCCCTAGTATTTTAGGTAATTTTTTGCCCTTTAATTCTCGGTCACTTTCACATTTacctttataaaaagcaaagaacAAAGTATTTATGTTTCCCATTTCGTTGGGACTTTCCCCTCAGCCAAAAATACGTTACAAACCCTAGTTAGCCAAAATCCCACTAACTCCTCCCTACTGTAGCATCTCATTCTATAATCCCATCAACCCAGGGTGTTTTCTCTTCCTTCAACTTCTTAATTTCTTATATCGGTAACTGTAATTTCCACAAGCATTCCCGGCCTTCCACTCATACTTCCATGTCTTGTATCACTTAGCGATTCTCTTTCTCTATCGCCACCATtcgacaaaatttaaaattttcgcTTTATATACTCCGGCCTACATTACATCTGAAAGCATCCTGTGTTCTGAGATTTAATCGTTCTAAAAACACATCATTATTTTCACCATATGCCTCTTCAATCTCTTAGAGTGGTTTGTGCCAGAGGATAGAGCCATCCCAGTTTACAGGAAGTATCCAGGGATAAGGTACTAGGCATTATGCCTTTTCACTTTATCTGATGCCGGTACCCATTTTAAAGTGGATCAAACTTGTATGTTTCATGCAGCTATATAGCCATAGGCTTTGAAAATGCATACCTAAATTCTACCATAGGagtattatatgaatatttttattcaagcACTCGTGTTTTTTTTAAACGAGTGAGAAGTATGGTGCACATAGACCTAGGGAAAGCTCTGCAATGTGAGAGGTTTTAAGGGTGTTTTGTTTTGAAGGTGTGTTGAGAGAAGCTAGAAATGTGTATTCTCAAATTAAAAGAATTGTTACATTAGGTAGAAAAGCCCTTGCTTCTTTGGTGAGAAAGTATTTTTGGTTAATAAGAAGGTGGGGTGATATATGTTGATAGTGAAGAGAAGCAGCAGAAactggagaaattatttaaaaaggaaaagaaaatattgaaagtgGCTGATGTTATGAGGGCAATTGAAATCCAAGAAACTGTTGTAGCACATTTGTTTGTTGGGAGAAGAATGGATGTGATTGGTTTATATAGGCATTTTGGACAAACTGTAAAAAATATTCATAGAATAGAATAGGTGAAACAAGGAATGTAACACGATATCCACAAAATGTGTAGAAGACCGTAGTAGAGCAAACACTTGGTTTTACAGAGGTGTTTTTTAAACCAACAAAATGGTTAGACAAAAATTTAGATGTTGAGTGGAAATTTGAGAAAATGTGTGAAAATTCCAGATGAGCTAATGTAGACATGAAAGACGAAAGTTTGAAAGCTTAACATAGGTGTGTTTAGATGGCTTGATCCCTTGGAGAGAATGGAAGCAGTTAGGAAAGTGTTGAAGGAGATCGAGAATCTACTGTACAGCATGTGTTGTGGGGAAAGATAATGTATGCTAAAGCCTTCCTATCGGGAATCTCTTGAGTGCCGGAAGATGGCAAGAGGGTAGCGTTGAAGCAACTGGTGCTGTGGAAGTTACTTGCTCAGATGGCTCATCCATAATTTGACACTACAGACAGTCGTAGCAGTATAGTTACACTCAAGAGgactaactaatttatatatatatatatatatatatatatagaggtgtgtgtttgtgtactgtatatacatgaatacgTATGCCCacacaattattttatcattgaataatcaGTTATGGAATAAAGGGGTTATTGAAAATACTATTTAGCAacaatcatatttttatatataataatattgtcGATGCATAAATATTCTCTCTTTATGGGGGAGCGAACTCCAACAGTCCAGTCGCTGtcgtacattatatataaaaaactaatatcACATATTCACAGTTGATTGATTTAGTTATATAAACCGGCGTCAACACATTCGTAGAAGTGAAAAAAATGCTTTTGAAAGTTTTATTCGAAGTAAGGTTTCTTTAATATCGTCCTGTTAAATGGATATTTCCATAGGATTTTTGGTTTACGACGTTATTTAAGGGCGAAATTAAGCGAGGGGTCGGGGGAACAACTTACGCTTCACTGGATATGATTAAACTGTCTCTATCTATCACAGTTTGATTTTGTCTTGGCTGTATGGTTTGGTTTGTTTACGTTACATATTTTCACTTTTATATCGAATTTTGCTTTGCTTATTTTCGTAATATCCTTATACAAATATGTTTTCAAATTGTTTTTACTTggaattttttttcagtttccattacTTGtcgaatatacattttttttattaaatgattcgACTTAATTGTTTGTGATTTAGATAGTTCGGTAAATGCGTATTATACGCAATTTTTTCTTTTGTGAGTTTTAGAATGTTCTTTTCAGCACATTAACGACataaaatatttgtcctttttttctGTAATAGTACTCTTTTGTAACGAAGACTAATTATTTGCACACACTATGCACATATACAAAACAgggatatataaatatgaaatgcaTAATCATGATCTGGCTTTGATACGGTTGAACTTCCACTAAATAATGTTTTTGGAAAATTTCCAATTCTTTTGGTAGTAAAAACATGCTTTCACGTCTATATTTCCGTCTTTCTTCCCAGCACTTAACCTTAAATACACATTTATGGAAGGCAAGAACTCGTAACATGTTGCACTTGAAGAATGACAGATTGGGAATACGAAACGTTAGTATGAGGATTCGATCGTTAATTAATCGGAAGATTAGAAATTTCATTGCTGAACGTTGATTGGCTGAGCACTACCCACTCATGGTGGCCGTTGAATTCCATTGGTTGACGGATTCAATCGGGAGACCGCTCAGACCTCTCACGGTCTGTCTCCTTCTGGGAGGTCTCAGGATTCGTTGCACTGGTCTCTCCTTCTCGCCCTGCAGGAGGCGCAGGCTGAGGGAGGAGAGCGCCCTGCGAATGCCCGTGCAGCCTTTCATGTCTTGCTCGTCCTCCTCCGGGAGACAGCGAGACAGGGATTTGCGTCGCATCGTGGAAGACGAAACGGACGAGATACTCGATCTCGTCTCGTACATCTCTTCCGAGTTCGAATACTGGGACGAGGGCCTTCTCTCGTTCATGCGGGACCAAAGGGCGTCGTTGCTGTGACATCTCTCGACGATACTCCTCGTCAGGAAAGGGAAACGCGGAAGTTCGGGCCCGCAGTACGTGTGCGACCTCTGTCTGGTGATCGGTGGGGTCGGGGGCGAGGAGGAATACTCGTGGTCAGGGTGATTGCGATAATATTCGTGACCTTCCAGGAAACCCAACTCCTCCTCGTCAACCACGTCGTTCCCTTCGCAGCCGCTCTCATCGGCCGATTCGTATTCTCCGGGAGGAGGTTCTTCTGAGGTTGTGGGCGAATGAGGCGAGCTTGAGCTCATAGCGAAGAGGCGGTGTGGGCTCGATTGAATGGGAGAGTGGTGTAATGTCGCCATGTGAGTTTCTGAACTCAAGAGCGTCGAATCGTCGGTGCGAGAAGAGTTAGACTAGAGAGGAATCTCGATTGGTAGAAGCTCCTCCGTCGACGTCCGGGAAGGTTCTGAGCGGTGGCAAGCGAAATCCAGGCATATGTAGCTCAGACTCGCGTTACCTCCGACACGGCCGTTGTGCGCAGAGACGTTTACGCGTAAATTTTTATCTGCGTCTCTGAGGAGCTTTCCTtattctcttcccccccccccatccttcgcTTTCAATAAGAACGAAAATATATGCGCATTGTTTATTTGTCTTTAATAAATAGATGAGAAACGCAAGAGCTGATAAGGGAGTTTACAACATTACATTTATACCAGGCGAATGAAAGATGTGTATTACAGGCTTTCCATATAATTATGATTACTCTTCTGGAAATGCACGAGAAACTCATTTAATATAGATTATTTTGAGCAAATATATTTTACTGAGATTACCCCTAGTATATCTGaagtttgggtctctctctctctctctctctctctctctctctctctctctctctaaaactgtcCTCTGAATTCAATTAAGAAGCTCAGCCGAGAAAACTGCTCAAGCAACCACTTCtgatcgttcatatatatatatatatatatatactgtgtgtgcttgtaaatatatgtatatttgtatataaacggtatacacacacacatacatacatacatatatatatatatatatacatcctttctgaatggggatactttaacgtggtgaaagggtttgcgtatcgccatgatcagcaaagctgtactagtcagggccactcaaactaggttggtttgctgtgagcgatcatactaaagtttcccaccatctaccaatccgtagtggcccgcgtggtaatgaaaatggccaaaccccgtaCATGACTttaggacatttctgaggcctttgttacatttgttggtgtatatatatacacacacacacacacacatatatatatatatatatataagtatgtatatatataaatatatatatatatatatatataaatatattattcagtatatatatttacatatatatatatatatatatatattgtatgtatatatatatacatatattatatatatatatatatatacacatatatatatatacatatattttatatatatatatatatatatatatattccaaaggttATTTAGATAACTTGCTTTTTCTTTACTGGTTGTAAGAACTTTTATTTAAACAACTTTACACAAGAACTCAAAAACAATTTCCTGTTCTTACGAGAAGTACAGCAGTTGTCTTACACTCGGCAGCATCTCTTATATTATAATGATGCTTCGGCCCCCTCGGGAATGAAAAGTCTGCTGGAATTGTACTAATCTATTTCAATGGAAGATTCCACGTTCCAAAAATGTGACGTATTCCCAATGCCTCTAACCATTGGTTATAggatatataactatgtataattTAACAGGGGCGTATGGGACATATATactgtgtacgcaacccgtcaaaaatgacggttaaatatttagagagatatgcagaCACACCGATTACAaccttcccacccctctccctttcctgaTTATAACATAGCAATTGTAGTTTCAGAGTGTATTTCTCGGgataccccctttcaccagggtatgaatacttctcTCTCTACAAGAGACTCAGTGGttatgtctggcaatgctgctcagcgtgactgcaaatataatatataatatatatatatatacatatatatatacatatatatatgtgtatatatatatatatatatatatacatatatatatatatatgtgtgtgtgtgtatgtgtgcgtatatatatatatatatatatacagtatatatgtgtgtgtgtgcgtctatatatatatatatatgtgtgtgtgtgtgtgtgtttgtctgtgtttttatgtgtgtgtgtgtgtgaaccaacCCCATTGCTTTTAGATTAAAGTAGTGTAGAAATTAAAACATCATTTATCATCAGAAGTCAATTCGTTCCTGTAACATGCAACACTATTATTACCATCAAAGTGAAGAGTGccaatgatattttatttatttaatcgaAATTATAGGTCATTACATCAATGTTTTACATTATAATCGGAAAAGCTTTGATCTAAGCTTCGTTAATTACATTATACATAGCTGGTATTTGTATAGAGGAAGTTTTATCCTTTCATGTTTTTCTGACACTATTAATCCGCTTAAAGCAATCAGCCATCTTCATCTCCGCTGCATTGAgaggaataatattaataaatgaatgaCACGGAAATAGAACGCACGTTTTCTTCCACTCTACTCGGCTCCTACGCAAGATGGGACCGGACGAAGCCAATTCATttcccgtcttcttcttcttcttcttcttcttcttcttcttcttcttcttcttcttcttcttcttcttctattttcttaGATCTTCTGCTCAACCTTGGGAGCCAATATACTAACTTGTGAATATGATAAGAAATTGAACATTAGAACTAATCGATGACAAAATGTTAATCTGTTAGTAAATGTTAAATCTTTCACCGACACAATTGAGATGTTAAATCGTTCACCAACACAATAGAAATGTTTTTCTGTTAGTAAATGTTAAATCCTTCACCGACACAATTGAAAGGTTAATCTGTTAGTAAATGTTCAATCCTTCACCGACACATTTGAaatgttagtctgttagtaaatgtGAAATCCTTCACCGACACAATTGAAATTTTAGCCTGTTAGTAAATGTTCAATCCTTCACCGACACAATTGAAATGTTGGTCTGTTAGTAAATGTTAACTCATTCACCGACACTATTGAaatgttagtctgttagtaaatgtTAAATCCTCCACCGACTCATTTGAaatgttagtctgttagtaaatgtTAAATCCTTCACCGACACAATTGAaatgttagtctgttagtaaatgtTCAATCCTTCACCGATACATTTGAaatgttagtctgttagtaaatgtTCAATCCTTCACCGACACAATTGAAACgttagtctgttagtaaatgtTCAATCCTTCACCGACACATTTGAaatgttagtctgttagtaaatgtTAAATCCTTCACCGAGACATTTGAaatgttagtctgttagtaaatgtTCAATCCTTCACCGACACATTTGAaatgttagtctgttagtaaatgtTCAATCCTTCACCGACACAATTGAAAGgttagtctgttagtaaatgtTAAATCCTTCACCGACACATTTGAAATGTTAGTCTGCTAGTAAATGTGAAATCCTTCACCGACACATTTGAaatgttagtctgttagtaaatgtGAAATCCTTCACCAACGCAATTGAaatgttagtctgttagtaaatgtGAAATCCTTCACCAACGCAATTGAaatgttagtctgttagtaaatgtGAAATCCTTCACCGACGCAATTGAaatgttagtctgttagtaaatgtTAACTCATTCACCGACACTATTGAaatgttagtctgttagtaaatgtTAAATCCTTCACCGACACATTTGAAATGTTAGTCTGTCAGTAAATGTTCAATCCTTTACCGACACAATTGAaatgttagtctgttagtaaatgtTCAATCCTTCACCGACACATTTGAAATGTTAGTCTGTCAGTAAATGTTCAATCCTTTACCGACACAATTGAaatgttagtctgttagtaaatgtTCAATCCTTTACCGACACAATTGAaatgttagtctgttagtaaatgtTAAATCCTTCACCGACACTATTGAaatgttagtctgttagtaaatgtTAAATCCTTCACCG
It encodes:
- the LOC137624890 gene encoding uncharacterized protein, with translation MATLHHSPIQSSPHRLFAMSSSSPHSPTTSEEPPPGEYESADESGCEGNDVVDEEELGFLEGHEYYRNHPDHEYSSSPPTPPITRQRSHTYCGPELPRFPFLTRSIVERCHSNDALWSRMNERRPSSQYSNSEEMYETRSSISSVSSSTMRRKSLSRCLPEEDEQDMKGCTGIRRALSSLSLRLLQGEKERPVQRILRPPRRRQTVRGLSGLPIESVNQWNSTATMSG